One region of Trichosurus vulpecula isolate mTriVul1 chromosome 1, mTriVul1.pri, whole genome shotgun sequence genomic DNA includes:
- the FOXL3 gene encoding forkhead box L3 — protein sequence MFDNTQYPYNCFNYDGDDYPACSSDEEKKLSRPAYSYIALIAMAIQQSPANKVTLSGIYDFIMKKFPYYRSNQRAWQNSIRHNLSLNSCFVKVPRMEGNEKGKGNYWTFASGCESMLDLFENGNYRRRRRRRNMKKEPKEQKSGGTVRPSTPDLPSMDSCSEGTHLNEGTTKKHEVRAPHLDPSPFFPNGLSSQQNLSNASLGKSDSEIKFSIDYILSSPDPLPALRSPFSTQDNKYHLLEPQQINLQFWTM from the exons ATGTTCGATAACACGCAGTATCCTTACAACTGCTTCAACTACGACGGTGATGATTACCCCGCCTGCAGCTCCGACGAGGAGAAGAAACTCAGCCGCCCAGCTTACAG CTACATTGCCTTGATTGCAATGGCCATCCAGCAAAGCCCTGCCAATAAAGTGACGCTGTCTGGCATTTATGACTTTATAATGAAGAAATTCCCTTACTACAGATCAAACCAAAGAGCCTGGCAAAACTCCATTAGGCATAACCTATCCCTTAACAGTTGTTTTGTAAAG GTCCCCAGGATGGAAGGgaatgagaaggggaagggaaactATTGGACTTTTGCTTCAGGATGTGAGTCCATGCTGGATCTCTTTGAAAATGGGAATTATCGGAGGAGGCGTAGaaggagaaatatgaaaaaggaacCTAAAGAGCAGAAGTCAGGTGGGACTGTGAGGCCTTCCACCCCTGATCTGCCCAGTATGGATTCATGTTCGGAGGGCACCCACCTCAATGAAGGCACAACTAAGAAACACGAAGTCAGAGCCCCTCACCTAGATCCTTCGCCATTCTTTCCAAATGGCCTCTCTAGTCAACAGAACCTAAGCAATGCCTCTCTTGGAAAATCTGACTCAGAAATTAAATTTAGCATCGATTACATCCTCTCATCACCCGATCCTTTGCCTGCCCTAAGATCGCCCTTCAGTACCCAAGATAATAAATATCATCTACTGGAGCCTCAACAAATTAACCTCCAGTTTTGGACAATGTGA
- the LOC118833840 gene encoding peflin-like — protein sequence MSSHSYGQDFPGAAGQVSGAPAGCHYPGHPQYGGELPPGGGPATRGPYTRPSDGGAYGQPSLGGLPSVPGGPRGGPHGQPAANAYNTPQPGPHRQGPAAGHTPRGVEPEAYSWFHTVDSDHNGYISMKELKQVLVNFNWSTFNEETCIMMINMFDKTKTGRMDLSGFSALWTFIQRWKDLFNHYDRDGSGSISCNELQQALSQMGYTLSPEFTQLLLSRYYPHSANPVMQLDRFIQVCTQLQVLTEAFLEKDTSMQGSVRLSFEEFLIMTASRML from the coding sequence ATGTCTAGCCACTCGTATGGTCAGGATTTCCCAGGAGCCGCTGGACAGGTCTCAGGGGCCCCAGCGGGCTGTCATTACCCAGGACACCCCCAGTATGGAGGGGAGCTACCCCCTGGTGGGGGCCCAGCTACCAGAGGGCCCTACACACGGCCATCTGATGGCGGAGCCTATGGACAGCCCAGCCTTGGGGGGCTCCCTTCAGTTCCTGGAGGACCCCGTGGAGGTCCTCATGGCCAACCTGCCGCAAATGCCTATAACACCCCTCAGCCAGGCCCTCACAGGCAAGGCCCAGCAGCGGGCCACACTCCTCGTGGTGTAGAGCCGGAAGCATACTCCTGGTTCCATACGGTGGATTCGGATCACAATGGCTACATCTCTATGAAGGAGCTCAAGCAGGTCCTGGTCAACTTCAATTGGTCCACGTTCAACGAGGAAACCTGCATCATGATGATAAACATGTTTGACAAGACCAAAACAGGCCGGATGGACCTCTCGGGCTTCTCTGCGTTGTGGACCTTCATCCAGCGGTGGAAGGACCTCTTCAATCATTATGACCGGGATGGCTCGGGCTCCATCAGCTGCAATGAGCTGCAGCAGGCGCTGTCCCAGATGGGCTACACCCTGAGCCCTGAGTTCACCCAGCTCCTGCTTTCCCGGTACTACCCTCATTCTGCCAACCCTGTCATGCAGCTGGACCGCTTCATCCAGGTGTGCACCCAGCTGCAGGTGCTGACCGAGGCCTTCCTGGAGAAGGACACGAGCATGCAGGGCAGTGTCAGGCTCAGCTTTGAGGAGTTCCTCATCATGACAGCCTCACGGATGCTGTGA